The following coding sequences lie in one Danio rerio strain Tuebingen ecotype United States chromosome 3, GRCz12tu, whole genome shotgun sequence genomic window:
- the itgb3a gene encoding integrin beta-3a precursor (The RefSeq protein has 1 substitution compared to this genomic sequence) yields MGLNLIKVWMPVLLLISIAKGSNICTSRGVSTCKECLSIHPTCAWCSQEVFQKGGSALSRCDLKDNIIQSGCSGKFIEFPVSSVKIVENIPLSDKAGGSGSDITQIQPQKIQLTLRPDDSRKFTVTVKQVADYPVDLYYLMDMTNTMRKNLQTLYTLGNNLAGALRGVTSNLRMGFGAFVDKTVSPYMYTYPPEVITNPCYKTSEFCPPQFGYRNVLSLTEQVERFTEEVKKQKVSRNRDSPEGGFDAIFQAVVCKDKIGWRSDASHLLVFTTDDISHSALDARLSGIVQPHDGECHINDQNEYDKTTILDYPSVGTITDKISENNINLIFAVTSNVAPLYRNYSELIPGSTVGTLTKDSSNVVQLILELYAKIRSKVELELLNVPDELSLSVTATCLDDEVIPGVRSCDGLKIGDMVSFSIEAKLHGCPKQKSQTFTVKPIGFKDALQVTVDFACDCTCQQNSVPASPYCHEGNGTLECGTCLCDPGRLGSRCECSESEYKPTQQDSCSPSPEARTCSGRGDCVCGQCACRSSNFGKVWGPFCECDDFSCPRSKGQLCSGNGECFCGSCHCGSGWSGESCDCSTRTDTCMGSGGLMCSGRGHCVCGVCNCTQPGAYGSTCDKCPTCPDACTIKKECVECKHYKRGGGLFEKNCNHVCRDEIVLVEELGFFETNAVNCSYKDEDDCVQNFQYYEDASGKSLLYLVKEPDCPKGADVLVVALAVVGAILLLGLAALLIWKLLITIHDRREFAKFEEEKAKAKWEAANNPLYKGATTTFQNVAYRGS; encoded by the exons ATGGGACTAAACTTGATAAAAGTTTGGATGCCAGTTTTGCTTCTCATTTCCATCGCTAAAG GCTCTAATATTTGCACTTCTAGAGGAGTCAGTACCTGTAAAGAATGTCTTTCGATTCACCCGACTTGTGCCTGGTGCTCTCAGGAG GTCTTTCAAAAGGGAGGGTCGGCCCTGTCTCGCTGTGATCTGAAAGACAATATCATTCAGTCTGGATGTTCTGGGAAGTTTATTGAGTTTCCGGTCAGCAGTGTGAAGATAGTTGAGAACATACCTCTGAGTGACAAGGCTGGGGGTTCAGGCAGTGACATCACTCAGATCCAACCTCAAAAAATACAGCTCACCCTCAGGCCAG ATGATTCCAGGAAATTCACCGTCACAGTGAAGCAGGTTGCTGATTACCCGGTTGACCTGTACTACCTGATGGACATGACCAACACCATGAGGAAGAACCTGCAGACACTATATACTCTGGGCAATAATCTGGCCGGAGCTTTACGTGGCGTCACCAGTAACCTGCGCATGGGATTTGGAGCATTTGTAGACAAAACTGTCTCACCGTACATGTACACTTACCCACCAGAGGTCATCACGAATCCGTGCTATAA GACTTCTGAGTTCTGCCCACCGCAGTTCGGCTATCGTAACGTGCTGTCTCTGACAGAACAGGTAGAGCGGTTCACTGAGGAAGTAAAGAAACAGAAAGTGTCCAGAAACAGGGACTCTCCTGAGGGTGGATTTGACGCAATCTTTCAAGCAGTTGTGTGCAAG GATAAGATCGGATGGAGGTCTGATGCATCTCATTTACTGGTCTTCACAACTGATGACATTAGCCATTCGGCTTTGGATGCCAGGCTGTCTGGAATCGTCCAGCCCCATGATGGAGAGTGCCACATAAATGACCAGAATGAATATGACAAGACCACCATACTG GACTACCCTTCAGTTGGCATGATCACGGATAAGATATCTGAGAACAATATCAACCTCATCTTTGCTGTAACCAGCAATGTGGCTCCACTGTATCGT AACTACAGTGAGCTGATTCCAGGCTCAACAGTGGGAACGCTCACTAAAGACTCATCAAATGTTGTGCAACTCATTCTGGAATTGTATGCG AAAATCAGGTCTAAGGTTGAGCTGGAGCTGTTGAATGTGCCGGATGAGTTATCGCTGTCCGTCACTGCAACATGTCTGGATGATGAGGTCATTCCAGGAGTACGGTCCTGTGACGGACTCAAAATTGGAGATATG GTTTCGTTCAGCATTGAGGCCAAACTTCACGGCTGCCCCAAACAGAAGAGTCAGACTTTTACAGTGAAGCCAATTGGTTTTAAAGACGCTCTTCAGGTCACTGTGGACTTTGCTTGCGATTGTACCTGTCAGCAGAACTCGGTGCCTGCCAGCCCATACTGTCATGAAGGCAATGGGACGCTGGAGTGCGGCACGTGCCTGTGCGACCCGGGCCGACTGGGCTCCCGATGCGAGTGCAGTGAGAGCGAATATAAACCCACTCAACAGGACAGCTGTAGCCCCAGTCCAGAGGCACGGACCTGTAGTGGACGTGGAGACTGTGTGTGCGGCCAGTGTGCCTGCCGCTCAAGCAATTTTGGAAAAGTTTGGGGTCCGTTCTGTGAATGTGATGACTTCAGCTGCCCTCGCTCTAAAGGACAACTGTGCTCAG GTaatggtgagtgtttctgtggctCATGTCACTGTGGCTCTGGATGGTCCGGTGAGAGCTGTGACTGCTCCACCCGCACTGACACCTGCATGGGCAGTGGAGGCTTGATGTGCAGTGGACGAGGTCACTGTGTGTGTGGAGTCTGTAATTGCACTCAACCAGGAGCTTACGGCTCCACCTGTGATAAATGCCCCACCTGCCCAGATGCCTGCACCATCAAAAA GGAATGCGTGGAGTGTAAACACTATAAAAGAGGAGGGGGTCTCTTTGAGAAGAACTGCAATCACGTCTGCAGAGATGAAATTGTGCTTGTTGAAGAGCTGG GATTTTTTGAGACGAACGCAGTGAACTGCAGTTATAAGGACGAGGATGACTGTGTTCAGAACTTCCAGTATTATGAAGATGCCAGTGGAAAATCTCTTCTCTATCTTGTTAAAGAACCAG ACTGTCCAAAGGGTGCTGATGTGTTGGTGGTCGCACTTGCTGTCGTCGGTGCCATCCTGCTACTGGGTTTGGCTGCTCTCTTGATCTGGAAACTGCTGATCACCATTCATGACAGGCGTGAATTTGCAAAGTTCGAAGAAGAGAAAGCCAAGGCCAAGTGGGAAGCG GCTAATAATCCACTCTACAAAGGAGCAACCACCACCTTCCAGAATGTAGCATATCGTGGCAGTTAA
- the rprml gene encoding reprimo-like protein (The RefSeq protein has 1 substitution compared to this genomic sequence) — protein MNGTFFNHTVFTHGVLLNRSQELAGTLVDCCTGNGSEVTANDGGGSLVLAQDERKLFVTRVVQIAVLCVLSLTVMFGIFFLGCNLMIKSESMINFLVKDRRSSKDVEAVMIGLS, from the coding sequence ATGAACGGAACGTTTTTTAACCACACGGTTTTTACGCAAGGCGTTCTGCTGAATCGCAGTCAGGAGCTCGCGGGGACGCTGGTCGACTGCTGCACAGGGAACGGGAGCGAGGTGACCGCAAACGATGGCGGAGGCTCTTTGGTTCTCGCCCAAGACGAGCGCAAACTGTTCGTTACGCGCGTGGTGCAGATCGCGGTGCTCTGCGTGCTTTCGCTCACGGTGATGTTCGGGATCTTCTTTCTCGGCTGCAACCTCATGATCAAGTCCGAAAGTATGATTAACTTCCTGGTTAAGGACCGGAGATCATCCAAAGACGTCGAGGCGGTGATGATAGGACTGAGTTAG